One Ancylobacter novellus DSM 506 genomic window, GGAGGAAAGGGTGGCGGAGCGGTAGAGCTCGCCCTCCACCACCGTGTGCAGATTGCCGTTCGCATAGGCCCAGCCGGCATAAAGCCCGACCAGAACGAGACCGCCGGCGAGCCCGCGCGTCAGCCAGCGCCGCCATATGTTCAACCTGCCCTGCATGTCCCCTGCCCCTCGAAAGCAGCGGCACGCTAGAGCGGGTAAGCTGTCGGCAAGCTGTCAGCGCGGCGACCAAAAACAACAGGGTCGGCCTGCTGTTTATTTCTTTTGCCAATGATCTTGCGTTTTTTACCGGCACGGCGACACTGGTAATAAGGCCCCATCCATGAGCGCCGACAGGAGACCCCGATGACCGACGCCCCGCAGCACGCTCCCGGCTTCGCCACGCTCGCCATCCATGCCGGGGCCCAGCCGGACCCGACGACCAAGGCGCGGGCGACGCCGATCTACCAGACCACCTCCTTCGTGTTCGACGATGTCGACCACGCCGCCTCGCTGTTCGGGCTCAAGGCGTTCGGCAACGTCTACACCCGCATCGGCAACCCGACCAATGGGGTGCTCGAGGAGCGCGTGGCGGCACTCGAGGGCGGCACGGCGGCGCTGGCGGTGGCCTCGGGCCATGCGGCGCAGCTGCTCACCTTCCAGACCCTGCTGGCCCCAGGCGACGAGTTCATCGCCGGCAGCAAGCTCTATGGCGGCTCGATCAACCAGTTCAACCACGCCTTCAAGAGCTTCGGCTGGAACGTCGTCTGGGCGGATACCGACGACATCGCCTCCTTCGAGCGCGCGGTCTCGCCGCGCACCAAGGCGATCTTCGTCGAATCCATCGCCAATCCCGGCGGCATCGTCACCGACATCGCGGCGATCGCGAAGATCGCCAAGCGCGCCGGCGTGCCGCTCATCGTCGACAACACGCTGGCGACGCCCTACCTCATCCGCCCCTTCGAGCACGGCGCCGACATCATCATCCATTCGGCCACCAAGTTCCTCGGCGGCCACGGCAACTCGATCGGCGGCATCCTCGTCGACGGCGGCTCGTTCAACTGGCTGCGCGACGGGCGCTATCCCTTCCTGTCGCAGCCGCGGCCGGAATATGAGGGCATCGTCCTCGGCGAAGCCTTCGGCAATTTCGCCTTCGCCATCGCCGCCCGCGCGCTCGGCCTGCGGGACCTCGGACCGGCGCTCTCGCCCTTCAACGCCTTCCTGATCCTCACCGGCATCGAGACGCTGCCGCTGCGCGTCCAGCGGCACTGCGACAACGCGCTGGCGGTGGCGAAATTCCTCGCCGAGCACCCGAAGGTGTCCTGGGTCAGCTATCCCGGCCTGCCGGGCGACCGCTACTACAACCTCGCCCAGCAATACACGCCCAAGGGCGCCGGCGCGGTGTTCACCTTCGGGCTGAAGGGCGGTTACGAGGCGGGCGTGGCTCTGGTGTCGAGCGTGAAGCTGTTCTCGCACCTCGCCAATATCGGCGACACCCGCTCGCTGATCATCCACCCGGCCTCCACCACCCACCGCCAGCTCGCCGAGGAGCAGAAGATCGCTGCCGGCGCAGGACCGGACGTGGTGCGGCTGTCGGTCGGCATCGAGGACGCCGCCGACATCATCGCCGACCTCGATCAGGCACTGGAAAGCGCCTGATTCAGGCCACCTTTGCCCGCCAGACCCGCCGATTGTGAATGAATTGTGCAGCGCGTCATGCAGGCGACGCAGGGCTGGAATGCGGTATAATTCCTACCAAATGAGCAGGTTGTCGAATATCTAGGCAGCAGGATGCTTAACGGACGTGCAGCTACTCGGGGTGCCGAGAGGCCGCGAACCGTTTGCCGATAACTGATGGAGAAACGACATGCTGCTCTGGGGCCTTGTTGCCAAGCAGATCCGCCGCTGGCAGGCGTACCGCCGCACGAT contains:
- a CDS encoding O-acetylhomoserine aminocarboxypropyltransferase; this encodes MTDAPQHAPGFATLAIHAGAQPDPTTKARATPIYQTTSFVFDDVDHAASLFGLKAFGNVYTRIGNPTNGVLEERVAALEGGTAALAVASGHAAQLLTFQTLLAPGDEFIAGSKLYGGSINQFNHAFKSFGWNVVWADTDDIASFERAVSPRTKAIFVESIANPGGIVTDIAAIAKIAKRAGVPLIVDNTLATPYLIRPFEHGADIIIHSATKFLGGHGNSIGGILVDGGSFNWLRDGRYPFLSQPRPEYEGIVLGEAFGNFAFAIAARALGLRDLGPALSPFNAFLILTGIETLPLRVQRHCDNALAVAKFLAEHPKVSWVSYPGLPGDRYYNLAQQYTPKGAGAVFTFGLKGGYEAGVALVSSVKLFSHLANIGDTRSLIIHPASTTHRQLAEEQKIAAGAGPDVVRLSVGIEDAADIIADLDQALESA